In Staphylococcus saccharolyticus, one genomic interval encodes:
- a CDS encoding NifU family protein, which translates to MPTENTTMFDQVAEVIKRLRPFLLRDGGDCTLVDVEDGIVKLQLHGACGTCPSSTITLKAGIERALHEEVPGVIEVERVF; encoded by the coding sequence ATGCCTACTGAGAATACTACAATGTTTGATCAAGTAGCTGAAGTCATTAAACGTTTACGTCCGTTTTTATTACGTGACGGTGGCGATTGTACACTCGTAGACGTCGAAGATGGGATTGTTAAACTCCAATTACATGGTGCTTGCGGTACATGTCCTAGTTCTACAATCACTTTAAAAGCTGGTATTGAACGTGCACTTCACGAAGAAGTCCCAGGCGTTATAGAAGTAGAACGAGTATTTTAA